CTGGCGATGCCGTCTTACTGGCGATCTCACCTTGAATATGCAGACGCGTCTTGCAGACATCGAAGGGATATCCAACAATTTCCGCTGTGCAGGCTGATACAAAAGATGTCAAATAGATTTCGGCAAATGGGACTTTCTTTTGGGACGCCAAATAAAACGGAGGTCCATATCGGTAAAGTTGATTATTCGGGCTATCTGAGTCATCCATAGTACAAAGAATTTAACGGAAAAAACtaatataatcaaattaacGGAAATAGTTTAACATAAAACAAGAAACTATAATTTTGGAAGTATCGTAAACTAACGTTGTGTCATGCCtaatgtaattgtaattatatagATTAACAATTGCGACGCCTGCtctaatcaaaatataatgaGCACTTCATACTAGAGTCTTcttatatgaatttatttggaaaatttgataaaaataattgttatacttGTACATACAAGTACGTGgcttcaaaatttatatttatttaaatacccAACAAATAGAGAATTACTCGTATAAATAGCtttgaaaaatgtatacattGCAAAATTGGTGATCTCTTCAAGACACTTAACATAATAGTCcattaattagtatttaaaataaacactatttaaattttttatttagaaaagtGAACCCTTTCTTATTTGagaaagttttttcttttgtttttaagaaaaGACAATTAAGTTAATGAAATAGTTAggttattttaagaaaataagtCATCTTCTAGGGGTCCTAGTTTCCTTGGCTGAcaatgttgtatattttagtctttatggtatattttgaatttagtattacatcaatatactttttgatatattttaagtatttttgcttttttagtaatgggtagagggtatctcacagccgATCAAGCTCGactgtatctttcttacttgtttcaagTTGTTTATAAGGAAAGAGCCATATTATTTCTGTTTatactacaaatttaaaacttttatttccATAATTACATAATATACACATAAAATTTTGACACTTTCAATAGCCCTCGTCGCCGCGGAATCTTCGGATCTGCTCAAAGGTTGTCCAGAAGACCAGCGCCCAAGGGCCAACACGTAACCAGTATGGCATAAAACCCTTATACATGGCGAAGAAACCCTCGTCACGATAGAGCTTGGTAAAGCAGTCAATTGTGCCCTTGTAGTGCAGACCACGACCCTTTTCATCGGTCGGCTGATTCATGATTCGAGACTTGACCACATCTGCGGGTGTGCTAAGAACCGCACTGGTGAAACCAGCTATCATCGCCCCCATAAATTGTATAAGTCGATTATCGGGCGAATTCAGCAGAATCATCAGTTGACGCTTACTCAGATCGTAGGCGCTAAGATCGCCTGATTTCAGAGAGCGAAAGAAACAAAGTAAAAAAGGGTCAAACAACGCTGATGCATTTTTTCGCTTACCCAGTGTGACCAGAGCTGCGCGAGTGGCATTTATTACCGTGCCCTTCCACAGACCGGGAATACCTCCAACCGAATAAATGGAGCCAAATGCctgaaatatgtttttaatacgCGCAGGTTCGCCCATAAGTTGACGCTTGCcatccatttgcatttggatCTTGATGAGATCAACGGGCGATGACAATATATTCGCAAGTGCACCAGCTGTCATGCCACAAAAGGCGCCGCGTAGAAAGCCCAGTTGCGGCTTACCCTCCGCATCGTTGGTGACCATCACTTCCCGTAGATTGTCGTAGAAGAACATCTTGAGGCCGGTGAATGTGGAATGGCGCAGCATCATGGCCGTAAGGCCGCCGTACAACTTGAGTACACCCTCCTCCCGGGCTATGCCCAGCGCTGTGCCAAACATTCCACGATATTTGAGAGGAGTCGCCGTTTTGCTGGCGATTTCTCCTTGGATGTGCATACGAGTCTTGCACACATCGAATGGATAGGCAATGGTCTCGCCTGTAATGGCCGCTATGACTGAGGTAACGTACAGCTCTAGAAACGGAGTCTTCTTATTCGTGGATACAAAACACGGCGGAATTTCAATACTGTTGTCTTccataattgtttttaagtgTAACTATTCTAATACTATAATTTCTTAGAATGGTTGTCCAAGAACGTAGTTTTAATGcattaactaaaataatttacatatatttttggaatatccCTAATTTGAATTGTATGTCAGTAATAAAGTGTTTGAATTTTATGTTCAAAAAGGTGTCAAACCTAAACAgcttaaaatgtatatatttatttcttttaaaatattgcatatttatcctatattttaaattgcaattcctTCAAAGGCAAAACCCTttcaaaaaagtatataaagagaaatgtgtaattaaattaacgcaaattctaaaaataaacagtatatgcatacatatttttatattcaataaatatattttatttattagtaaTCTCAGTGTTTTAAGGGATTcacaaaatatagtattcgTATAAAATATACGATATTTTCTaaagattattaaaaatccatttaattataattttgtggcTGATAAAAAGGTACTTTTTGTTTGAGTTGACAATTCGAATACGAATTCCACTGCAAAAATTTGGTAAAAGCACTTAACTAGACCTATTTGCTTTAGACGTATATCAGCTAGTTAGCTCATATCAATAAGGTGACctagaaaacaaaaacttcaCCGAGAAATACCCAAGCGATAAGATAGATACCGCGAATTAAAGAGAAAAGCAAAGGAAGCACAAGAAAAAGAACTTGATGACGACGACGTGTTCATTGCACGCTAGAAAGACcacgcccaaaaaaaaagaactgtACGCTCTATAAGGAAGGGAGAAGCGAGGGTTGGTGAGGGTGGAGTTATTATAAACCTGTGTattgatgataataatgacGATGATAATTATGACGCATGTGTGCCAACACATGTTACACTGCTGTGCAGCTACTAATACTACTAACATAGGCTACCCTCAAACCTCGAAATGGGTGTGGCTgctagtcagtcagtcagccacgCAGTCAGTCACTCATTCACTCATTCAGTCTGCTAAGGGGAGACGCCAGTCGCTTTGTCTATGCCGACCAAGTCGACATCGGGTAGATGTGAATAAGTGGCGCTGTCAGTCGGCAAGAACAACACTAGTTTAGCTACTACAACGATGACGCGGCACGCGTCCCATACATATTACACCTATATATTATGCGAAACTGGCGTTTCCTTCCTTTCCACCAACTTGCCACCTTGTCACTTTTCCGCCCCTCGCTTTCTCGCTTCCTCCCCAAAACTGTTAAGCTCGAGAGCGTTTAGCACTTTTGTTAAATGAAAACGACGTTTAGTGGTCGCGTTGTCAGACAGATAGGGAGCCAGGTAATTTCAAATTCCCGACACACGCAGCATTTATATTTAGATAGCTGGTAGGGGAAATACTACCTAATCACCTTGGCTACTGCTGTGACAGGTCAGTTTATGACGAATTTTTTAGCGAAATCTAATACTCGTTGACCAACTGACCGACTAGTTTCCAATATGCTCTATGATGTTGCTGTACACACCGTTcttataaacatacatatagcATGTGGTATCGTATTATATCGAACATCTTTCGCTGACGGGCCAAATTCGGCGGCAATTTGAGAGTTTGTTGAACTGCAAAATGCGACAAAAGTTGCCACGATCAGcttgaaaaagcaaaaaatccCTCGAAGGGGAAGACAGAATacttattacaaatatttaatgctcTACAAAGGCTTATAAAACTCAAAACTTAAACTGACGTTATAATTGAGCTCTTAGataaagtaattttattttggagCAAAAATCTTTAAGcttatatcaaataaaatgggCTATGCTTAAGAATACTTTCACTAAGAAAACATTTAGCACGTTGTTTAGGTATaacataataatttgttaaggGTTTTGTGATAGTTTAGATAGTGCTATAATTTAGATAGTGGCATAAGTTTAAACCTATCATTATTactatttcatattttctatGCATATAAAGTTGAACTATTTCATATTCACTCACTGATTTGATGGAATTTTAGAAATAGATGATCTACTAtaattagtaaaatatttggtaCATAAGGATCTGCATAGATAATGCAGATAGCAAATtagtcgtatacttaatattttggCTTGCTTCGGCATTCGGGCTAAATATgttataacaaataaacattaaacacTTTGGTGAATTAGCTTATTTTACCTTCAAGTCAAGAGACTTTATATGATAAAGGGCACTCGTTAGCATATTGAACCCTCTGGGACAGGTTCTCGCAGCACGGATCGTTGCAAAGGTGTTTATTCAGTGCTACGATTTTCGCGTGAAAGAAACTCCAATTACCAGTGCAGAGCTGAAGGAAAACCCGGACCAGAAGAGCCAACACATTGAAAGGGATTGCGAAACATTCTGCAGAATTGTTTTTTGGTGGGTGAGTCGTGGGAGTCAAATGTTCCCACAcctaatgatgatgatgatgacaaaaaaaaaaaaacaaactgaacACTTGCAGAGTATAAAAGCAAGGGCGCCAACAGCAACGGAAGTCAGTTAATAACGGAAGCAATGTTCAATAATCCACAACATTTTAAGCTACTATTGCTTCTGCTGTGTCCACTGGCTTTTGGCCAAGGGCAGCACTTGGAGCCACTGCATCGCAATAAACGCACATTGACGACCATCTGTGTGGAGATTCAGCCAAGTGGGCCACAGAACGAACCGTACTTTATGTGCAAGGGGGCGGATTTCGCTAATGATCCGCTTCCAGCTGCTGttcctgctgcagctgctccgCCAGTTCCTCAACCAGCTCCTCAAGCTTACCAACAGTCAGTTCCACAGTCAGCTTCGCAGACGTATCAACAGCCAGCTACTCATCAGTCTCCTGCGTCAGCTGCCCAGCTATCGGATCAACC
This window of the Drosophila albomicans strain 15112-1751.03 chromosome 2L, ASM965048v2, whole genome shotgun sequence genome carries:
- the LOC117563371 gene encoding mitochondrial uncoupling protein 4-like encodes the protein MEDNSIEIPPCFVSTNKKTPFLELYVTSVIAAITGETIAYPFDVCKTRMHIQGEIASKTATPLKYRGMFGTALGIAREEGVLKLYGGLTAMMLRHSTFTGLKMFFYDNLREVMVTNDAEGKPQLGFLRGAFCGMTAGALANILSSPVDLIKIQMQMDGKRQLMGEPARIKNIFQAFGSIYSVGGIPGLWKGTVINATRAALVTLGDLSAYDLSKRQLMILLNSPDNRLIQFMGAMIAGFTSAVLSTPADVVKSRIMNQPTDEKGRGLHYKGTIDCFTKLYRDEGFFAMYKGFMPYWLRVGPWALVFWTTFEQIRRFRGDEGY